The Plasmodium knowlesi strain H genome assembly, chromosome: 14 genome has a segment encoding these proteins:
- a CDS encoding tetratricopeptide repeat protein, putative — protein sequence MITDSEAPTYNFNSDDEAPCEYLNDVYAISEDTFSFKIIKQLGEGYYSPGNGHKVKIIYYQLGSEDKIASSNVYLGKNDKLPYICEIAAKCMKPNEVSIIQAPKQFTKIFSNSERKNKYDRKENFRTEFKKALRFKQKCVEKYMSYSIVPTLKRIKLSSNDVKFLVRKRKLKKDNRKGNNDVVERNAPNEELKGEDTQKYFESLTLEDINNVRYKILKEEELSTYVVYLKEYNRVEILNDDKTIIKEVLREGKGIFTPKKNDYIDFFIQDGKKGEFIHTTLEEHNLKYRGLFKILQNMKKKEMSKIILKGLECLHIYHSSKNTHTEKDQPNGQERNPNGLERNPNGMENDQNGVCNDEKQKDILNETELFNIEENQVKQNHGEIKVAKNIDIHIRDELTKQKKEIIIELLDFKKSKLVNFSSIINLNNKEKLLFYVSENGKNNPPNKPIIDTDCELIIHLSINNDKDRTKGKKINLPVHFWKNNGNIEKRKAFFLFSYGSCFTAPLWFYECFKGLKEGDEVIIPLSKNRNIFSENQFAYHLIFEECDQGGEAQHKRRGEDQDEDDIERIKGAMNGRKKCTQNDNHQITKKNHSRRKWSKKKDLKFVQCLISNRNKGKGFFLIDGLKENQVNRFCEGFFSSQMSLIEGTHNKEESLELPFHFNSFQKVRRKKFYKSVAKIQKKEKLNRMKNQLSRQFYEGSLSNECMCIPKKGEEKGEKTDNFSFFKRALKNVYFDKSFYEKNAILKIKIVKLICKRKDPWNMNMQEQIEYLKIYNKMGNTFMKKNLPYAASLQYIKGFDIFRFSKIYNIIFEEKKINMSNLASDDMTKELVLHMEKILTNLAISHYKLGHYNECVKYAENAATINPKNVKCIYWKHMAYLQQNKYDQIIKNLNNSFCLNNLTLLKLYNTARAIKKIQDAQFNSLFYAMYDHN from the exons ATGATTACCGATTCGGAGGCCCcaa cGTACAATTTTAACAGCGATGATGAAGCGCCCTGCGAGTACCTGAACGATGTGTATGCGATAAGCGAAGAcaccttttcatttaaaattataaagcaGTTGGGGGAG gGATACTATAGTCCTGGAAATGGACACAAagtaaaaa TAATATACTACCAACTAGGTTCCGAGGATAAAATCGCTAGTTCTAACGTGTATTTAGGAAAGAATG ACAAATTGCCCTATATTTGCGAAATTGCTGCAAAGTGTATGAAGCCAAATGAGGTCAGTATCATTCAGGCCCCAAAGCAATTTACAA AAATATTTAGCAACTCTGAACGGAAGAACAAATATGATAGGAAGGAAAACTTCAGGACGGAGTTTAAAAAGGCTTTGCGATTTAAACAGAAATGCGTAGAAAAGTACATGAGCTATTCCATCGTGCCAACcttgaaaagaataaaattaagtTCAAACGATGTAAAATTTTTAGtgcgaaaaaggaaattaaagaAGGATAACCGGAAGGGAAATAACGACGTGGTAGAAAGGAACGCACCAAATGAAGAACTCAAAGGAGAAGACACACAAAAGTACTTTGAATCGTTAACATTAGAagatattaataatgtaaggtataaaattttaaaggaggaagaactgAGCACATACGTTGTGTACTTGAAAGAATATAATCGAGTCGAGATTCTAAATGATGATAAAACCATAATAAAGGAAGTTCTTcgagaagggaaagggatctttacccccaaaaaaaatgattacattgatttttttatacaagatggaaaaaagggagagttTATTCACACCACCTTGGAGGAACATAATTTAAAATACAGAGGactcttcaaaattttgcaaaatatgaaaaaaaaagaaatgtccAAAATTATTCTTAAGGGTTTGGAATGCCTCCATATTTACCACTCCtcgaaaaacacacacacagaaaAAGATCAGCCAAATGGCCAGGAAAGAAATCCAAACGGCCTGGAAAGAAATCCAAACGGCATGGAGAATGACCAAAATGGCGTTTGCAACGATGAGAAGCAGAAGGATATCCTGAACGAGACAGAGTTGTTCAACATTGAAGAAAATCAAGTGAAACAAAATCATGGTGAAATAAAAGTTGCAAAGAATATTGATATTCATATCAGAGACGAATTAACcaagcagaagaaggaaataattatAGAATTACTGGACTTTAAAAAATCCAAACtggttaatttttcttcaattatcAACCTGAACAACAAGGAAAAGCTACTGTTTTACGTGTcagaaaatggtaaaaataacCCTCCAAACAAACCAATCATTGACACCGATTGCGAATTGATAATCCATTTAAGTATCAATAATGATAAGGACAGAAcgaaaggcaaaaaaattaatttgccAGTTCATTTTTGGAAGAACAATGGCAATATTGAAAAACGAAAggccttttttcttttttcgtacGGGTCATGTTTCACTGCTCCTCTTTGGTTTTATGAATGTTTCAAGGGGCTAAAGGAAGGAGATGAAGTAATCATTCCTTTGTCAAAAaataggaatattttttcggagAACCAGTTCGCTTACCATTTAATTTTTGAGGAATGTGATCAGGGGGGAGAAGCACAACACAAACGACGCGGAGAAGATCAAGATGAGGATGATATTGAAAGGATCAAAGGAGCAATGAACGGGCGAAAAAAGTGCACCCAAAATGACAATCACCaaataacaaaaaagaacCATTCGCGGAGGAAAtggtccaaaaaaaaggacctaAAATTTGTCCAGTGCCTAATTTCCAACCGAAACAAGGGCAAAGGCTTCTTTCTGATAGATGGCTTGAAGGAAAATCAAGTGAATCGTTTTTGTGAAGGATTTTTTTCGTCGCAAATGTCCCTGATCGAAGGAACTCACAATAAGGAGGAATCGCTAGAATTAccctttcattttaactCCTTCCAAAAAGTCAGgcgtaaaaaattttacaaaagtgTAGctaaaattcaaaaaaaggaaaaacttaaCAGGATGAAGAATCAGCTGAGTAGACAATTTTACGAAGGTAGCCTCTCCAACGAGTGTATGTGTATCCCAAAAAAGGGTGAAgagaaaggagagaaaactgataatttttcattctttaaaAGAGCcctaaaaaatgtgtactttGATAAATccttttacgaaaaaaatgccattttaaaaataaaaattgttaaactTATTTGTAAGAGGAAAGACCCGTGGAATATGAATATGCAAGAACAAATTGAGTACctaaaaatttacaacaaAATGGGCAATAcctttatgaaaaaaaatttgccttATGCAGCCTCACTTCAATACATAAAAGGCTTCGATATATTTcgcttttccaaaatttacaatataatttttgaggaaaaaaaaataaacatgtcCAATTTAGCTAGTGATGACATGACCAAGGAACTTGTACTACACATGGAAAAGATACTAACTAATTTGGCTATTTCCCACTACAAATTAGGACACTACAATGAATGTGTTAAGTATGCAGAAAACGCTGCGACTATAAATccaaaaaatgttaaatgcATTTATTGGAAACATATGGCATATTTAcagcaaaataaatatgaccaaattatcaaaaatttaaacaattCTTTTTGCCTCAACAATTTAACACTTCTTAAGTTGTACAACACCGCACGCGCTATAAAGAAAATACAAGACGCACAATTTAATTCACTTTTCTACGCCATGTACGATCATAACTGA